A stretch of the Bacillus sp. B-jedd genome encodes the following:
- a CDS encoding manganese catalase family protein — MMKRVNRIAIELPRPEHGDPNAAAAVQELLGGKFGEMSTLNNYMFQSFNFRGKKKLKPFYDVIASITAEEFGHVELVANTINLLSFGNTFAADPDLAPLMNGKDARYSLHFTTTAQTAYPGDGMGRPWNGEFVTNSGNLVADLLHNYLLEIGARTHKMRVYEMTNNPVAREMIGYLLVRGGTHIIAYAKALEVATGVDVGKMLPLPSLDNNKFDYAKKFMDQGLYNVLYTWGEPDYRDISQIWKGANPETGEPLHVIDGMPEGAPVPDFEEKPEQFAPGIDLDDYERILKRLMSNI; from the coding sequence ATGATGAAGCGCGTCAACAGGATTGCTATTGAATTGCCACGGCCCGAACACGGGGACCCGAATGCCGCAGCCGCAGTCCAGGAACTGCTCGGGGGAAAATTCGGCGAGATGTCTACTTTAAATAATTATATGTTCCAATCATTCAACTTCCGCGGCAAAAAGAAACTGAAGCCCTTTTATGATGTTATCGCGAGCATTACTGCGGAGGAATTTGGCCATGTTGAGCTTGTTGCGAACACAATCAATTTGCTTTCCTTTGGCAATACGTTCGCGGCGGATCCCGACCTTGCTCCGCTTATGAATGGAAAAGACGCCAGGTACTCCCTCCATTTTACGACGACGGCCCAGACAGCCTATCCCGGAGATGGAATGGGACGTCCTTGGAATGGCGAATTCGTAACTAACAGCGGAAACTTGGTGGCCGACCTTCTCCATAATTATTTACTTGAAATTGGCGCCAGGACGCACAAAATGCGTGTATATGAAATGACCAACAACCCTGTCGCAAGGGAAATGATCGGCTACCTGCTCGTACGGGGCGGAACCCATATCATCGCCTATGCAAAAGCACTGGAAGTCGCGACAGGCGTGGATGTTGGAAAAATGCTCCCGCTTCCCAGTCTTGATAATAATAAATTCGATTATGCCAAGAAATTCATGGATCAAGGCCTTTACAACGTCCTTTACACTTGGGGCGAACCCGATTACCGGGACATCAGCCAAATTTGGAAAGGCGCCAACCCCGAAACAGGAGAACCGCTCCACGTCATAGACGGGATGCCTGAAGGCGCACCAGTACCGGACTTCGAAGAAAAACCAGAACAATTCGCCCCCGGCATCGACCTCGACGACTACGAGCGGATTCTCAAACGTCTCATGAGCAATATATAA
- a CDS encoding YuzF family protein — MDHIEWKISDPYVFQALSGIVGSNVAVETARGPVRGRLAGVQPDHIVVELGRNTFFIRTAQIIWVVPNPDLVME; from the coding sequence GTGGATCATATAGAGTGGAAGATTAGCGACCCTTATGTTTTTCAGGCGCTTTCGGGCATTGTAGGTTCGAATGTGGCGGTGGAAACGGCAAGGGGACCGGTGAGGGGAAGGCTTGCTGGCGTGCAGCCTGACCATATTGTCGTTGAGCTTGGAAGGAATACCTTTTTCATTAGGACAGCCCAAATCATTTGGGTAGTCCCCAATCCGGACTTAGTAATGGAATAG
- the adhE gene encoding bifunctional acetaldehyde-CoA/alcohol dehydrogenase, producing MADMAVKENAAVMVDELVEKGLQALEEFRTFNQEAIDEIVKQMALAGLDQHMPLAKMAVEETKRGVYEDKIIKNMFATEYVYHNIKYNKTVGIISENEHEGMIEIAEPVGVIAGVTPVTNPTSTTMFKALISIKTRNPIIFAFHPSAQKSSSEAARVLRDAAVKAGAPKDCIQWIETPSLEATQQLMNHTKISLILATGGAGMVKSAYSSGKPALGVGPGNVPCYIEKTANLKQAVNDLILSKTFDNGMICASEQAVIIDEEIYAEAKKEMAANDCYFLNEEEKQLVEKLVINEHTCAVNAKIVGMPAWEIAAMAGVTVPESVKILVAELTGVGPDYPLSREKLSPVLACYKVSGLEEGLERAEEMLEFGGLGHSAVIHTTSQKAIEAFGLRMKAGRIIVNAPSSQGAIGDMYNAYMPSLTLGCGTYGGNSVSTNVGAIHLVNIKKVAKRNVNMQWFKVPSKIYFEKNSTQYLAKMPDISKAFIVTDPGMVKLGYVDRVLYYLRKRPDYVHCEIFSDVEPDPSIETVRKGAEMMAKFQPDVIIALGGGSAMDAAKGMWLFYEYPDTDFFGLKQKFLDIRKRIVKYPRLGEKAQFVAIPTTSGTGSEVTSFSVITDKEANTKYPLADYELTPDVAIVDPQFVMTVPKHITADTGMDVLTHAIEAYVSCMANDFTDGLAMKAIQLVFEYLPRAYRNGNDEEAREKVHNASTIAGMAFANAFLGINHSLAHKLGAEFHIAHGRANAILMPHVIRYNATKPKKFTAFPKYSHFVADKRYAEIARVLGLPAKTTEEGVESLIQAIINLAKELDIPMTIEANGIEKEQFESKIGHLAERAFEDQCTTANPKMPLVTELAEIYKAAY from the coding sequence ATGGCAGATATGGCTGTGAAGGAAAATGCCGCAGTGATGGTTGATGAACTCGTAGAAAAGGGACTTCAGGCGCTTGAAGAATTCCGCACATTTAACCAGGAAGCGATCGACGAGATTGTAAAACAAATGGCGCTCGCCGGTCTCGACCAACATATGCCGCTTGCGAAAATGGCTGTCGAAGAAACGAAACGCGGCGTGTACGAAGACAAAATCATTAAAAACATGTTCGCGACCGAATATGTCTATCACAATATCAAATACAACAAGACTGTCGGCATCATCAGCGAGAACGAGCATGAAGGGATGATTGAAATCGCCGAACCGGTTGGCGTCATCGCCGGGGTGACACCTGTGACAAACCCGACTTCCACTACCATGTTCAAAGCACTCATTTCGATAAAAACGAGAAACCCGATCATATTCGCTTTCCACCCATCTGCGCAAAAATCAAGCAGTGAAGCAGCCAGAGTCCTAAGAGATGCAGCTGTTAAAGCTGGCGCTCCAAAAGATTGCATCCAGTGGATTGAAACACCGTCGCTCGAAGCAACCCAGCAATTAATGAATCATACGAAAATTTCACTTATCCTTGCGACCGGCGGAGCGGGAATGGTCAAGTCAGCCTACAGCTCCGGAAAACCGGCGCTCGGTGTCGGACCAGGGAATGTTCCCTGTTATATTGAGAAAACCGCCAACCTTAAACAGGCCGTCAATGATCTGATCCTTTCAAAAACGTTCGACAACGGCATGATTTGCGCATCCGAGCAAGCGGTCATCATCGACGAAGAAATCTACGCTGAAGCGAAAAAAGAAATGGCCGCCAATGACTGTTACTTCCTGAATGAAGAGGAAAAGCAGCTTGTTGAAAAGCTTGTCATTAACGAACACACCTGCGCGGTGAATGCGAAAATCGTCGGTATGCCCGCCTGGGAAATCGCAGCCATGGCCGGGGTTACTGTGCCGGAGTCAGTCAAGATTCTGGTGGCGGAATTAACCGGCGTAGGGCCGGATTATCCGCTGTCACGGGAAAAACTGAGCCCTGTCCTGGCGTGCTACAAAGTAAGTGGCCTTGAAGAAGGGCTGGAGCGGGCGGAAGAAATGCTCGAATTCGGCGGTCTTGGCCACTCGGCCGTCATTCATACAACAAGCCAGAAAGCGATTGAAGCATTCGGCCTCAGGATGAAAGCCGGCCGGATCATCGTGAACGCGCCATCTTCCCAAGGGGCGATTGGCGACATGTACAATGCCTATATGCCATCCCTGACACTTGGCTGCGGAACGTATGGCGGCAACTCTGTCTCAACAAACGTTGGGGCCATCCACCTTGTCAACATAAAAAAGGTCGCGAAGAGGAATGTGAATATGCAGTGGTTCAAAGTGCCTTCCAAGATTTATTTTGAAAAGAACTCGACTCAATACTTGGCAAAAATGCCAGACATCTCGAAGGCGTTCATCGTCACTGACCCGGGGATGGTAAAGCTCGGCTATGTGGATCGCGTCCTCTACTACTTGAGGAAACGTCCCGATTATGTCCATTGTGAAATCTTCTCTGATGTAGAGCCGGATCCATCGATTGAAACAGTCCGGAAAGGGGCTGAAATGATGGCGAAATTCCAGCCGGACGTCATCATCGCGCTCGGCGGCGGTTCAGCGATGGACGCTGCAAAAGGTATGTGGCTGTTTTATGAGTATCCGGACACTGATTTCTTCGGGCTTAAGCAGAAATTCCTCGACATCAGAAAACGGATCGTCAAATATCCTCGCCTCGGGGAAAAAGCCCAATTCGTCGCCATTCCGACCACATCCGGGACTGGTTCGGAAGTAACTTCCTTCTCGGTGATTACGGATAAGGAAGCGAACACGAAATACCCGCTTGCGGACTATGAACTGACGCCTGACGTCGCAATTGTCGATCCGCAATTTGTGATGACGGTGCCGAAGCATATTACCGCCGATACCGGCATGGATGTATTGACTCATGCAATCGAAGCTTATGTGTCCTGCATGGCGAATGACTTTACTGACGGTCTGGCCATGAAAGCGATCCAGCTTGTGTTTGAATATTTGCCTAGGGCTTACCGGAATGGTAACGATGAAGAGGCGCGTGAGAAAGTGCATAATGCTTCAACGATTGCGGGAATGGCTTTTGCCAATGCCTTCCTTGGCATTAACCACAGCCTGGCGCATAAGCTCGGGGCCGAGTTCCATATCGCCCATGGCCGCGCCAATGCGATCTTGATGCCGCATGTCATCCGGTATAACGCTACAAAGCCTAAGAAGTTCACTGCATTCCCGAAATATAGCCATTTTGTTGCAGATAAGCGCTATGCTGAGATCGCAAGGGTGCTCGGGCTTCCGGCAAAAACAACAGAAGAAGGCGTCGAAAGCCTGATTCAGGCAATCATCAACCTGGCTAAAGAACTCGACATTCCTATGACCATCGAAGCAAACGGAATAGAAAAAGAACAATTCGAAAGCAAAATCGGCCACCTCGCCGAACGAGCCTTCGAAGACCAATGCACAACCGCCAACCCTAAAATGCCGCTCGTAACAGAACTGGCCGAAATCTATAAAGCCGCCTATTAA
- a CDS encoding sugar ABC transporter substrate-binding protein produces MKRSWKVISLVIAVMMFMVVATGCNQSTGGKSKSGVSVGIVLPTKDEPRWVQDEQRFKDALKGTKYTTEILFSQGSSAKEKENVETLLNKGIDVLIICPHDGDAAAAAVEEAKKDGVKVISYDRLITNTDAIDYYVTFDSLAVGAAQAQYLIDNAKGSGVPLYLYAGAASDNNAFLFFEGAWKVLQPKIADGTFKIANSSEAIALKDTAELSRDQLSKIIGQVTTNWDPNEAKNKAQTHLTAASADMKGDVAVLAPNDGTARSIADVFATDNEIKSYTVTGQDAEKASIQYIIDGKQSMTVFKDVRTLVKDAMGMAIDLLDKKDPETTGSYNNGSIDVKAKQTDVIVVDKENVKKELIESEYYEAGDFTGL; encoded by the coding sequence ATGAAGAGAAGCTGGAAGGTTATTTCTTTAGTTATTGCTGTGATGATGTTCATGGTTGTTGCCACAGGCTGCAATCAGTCCACTGGCGGAAAAAGCAAGAGCGGTGTAAGTGTAGGGATTGTTCTGCCGACGAAGGATGAACCGAGGTGGGTTCAGGATGAGCAGCGGTTCAAGGATGCATTGAAGGGCACTAAGTACACAACTGAAATCCTGTTCAGCCAAGGTTCTTCAGCAAAGGAAAAAGAAAACGTTGAAACGCTTCTTAACAAAGGAATCGATGTCCTGATCATTTGCCCACATGATGGCGATGCTGCTGCGGCCGCGGTTGAAGAAGCGAAAAAGGATGGCGTAAAGGTTATTTCCTATGACCGCCTAATCACGAATACAGACGCAATTGATTATTATGTTACATTTGACAGCCTGGCGGTAGGCGCCGCACAGGCACAGTATCTGATTGACAATGCGAAGGGCTCCGGCGTACCGCTTTACCTTTATGCGGGTGCAGCGTCCGACAATAACGCATTCTTGTTCTTCGAAGGTGCATGGAAAGTCCTTCAGCCTAAGATTGCCGATGGCACATTTAAAATTGCCAACTCAAGCGAAGCGATTGCCCTTAAGGATACAGCTGAGCTTTCCCGTGACCAGCTGAGCAAGATTATCGGCCAGGTGACAACGAACTGGGATCCAAACGAAGCGAAAAACAAAGCACAGACTCACTTGACAGCAGCTAGCGCAGATATGAAAGGCGATGTGGCAGTCCTGGCTCCGAATGATGGAACAGCGCGCTCGATCGCTGACGTTTTTGCAACAGATAATGAGATTAAGAGTTACACAGTAACAGGCCAGGATGCAGAAAAGGCATCCATCCAGTACATCATTGATGGCAAACAGTCCATGACAGTGTTCAAGGATGTCCGCACACTTGTAAAAGATGCAATGGGTATGGCCATTGACCTTCTTGATAAGAAAGATCCTGAAACAACAGGTTCCTACAATAATGGAAGCATCGACGTAAAAGCGAAACAAACAGATGTCATCGTTGTCGATAAGGAAAACGTCAAGAAAGAATTGATAGAGTCCGAGTACTACGAGGCGGGCGACTTTACAGGATTGTAG
- a CDS encoding ATP-binding cassette domain-containing protein, with product MSEYILEMNDISKEFTGVKALTNVNFKVKKGEIHCLIGENGAGKSTLMKVLSGVHPYGTYSGDIVFEGSVQQFRKISDSVKTGIVIIYQELALFPDLTVYENIFAGNEVKRGAVVDWNQTIVQAKEMLKKVKLDVNPETLVKDLSVGKQQLIEIAKALSKDVKLLILDEPTAALNEDDSENLLKLLGELKEQGITCIMISHKLKEVISIADKATVLRDGRTICTLDAAKGEVNENVIIKNMVGREIDDIYPKRPNKAIGETILELRDWSAYSPQLGRNLVKNVNLHVKKGEIIGIAGLMGSGRTELALSIFGNPRSYKLQGGLFVDGKPKTFSHPSDAIKAGIAYVTEDRKGDGLFLIQDIKNNISAANLKRVSENGILNDNEEVREVTKYKNNLYVKAPSLEQVVGKLSGGNQQKVSLGKWLFVGPRLLILDEPTRGIDVGAKFEIYTIMNQLISEGMSIIMISSELGEVLGMSDRVYVMAEGEIKGELSIEEANQENIMQLATQ from the coding sequence TTGAGCGAATACATTCTGGAAATGAACGATATTTCCAAAGAATTCACAGGAGTCAAGGCGCTCACAAATGTCAATTTCAAGGTAAAGAAGGGCGAAATCCATTGCCTGATCGGTGAGAACGGGGCGGGAAAGTCGACACTCATGAAGGTGCTGAGCGGAGTCCATCCGTATGGAACCTATTCAGGCGATATTGTGTTCGAAGGAAGCGTCCAACAGTTCAGAAAGATCAGCGATAGCGTCAAGACGGGAATCGTCATCATTTATCAGGAATTGGCGTTATTTCCGGATCTGACGGTCTATGAAAATATTTTTGCCGGCAATGAAGTGAAACGCGGCGCGGTGGTGGACTGGAACCAGACCATTGTCCAGGCAAAAGAAATGCTGAAGAAGGTTAAACTCGATGTGAATCCGGAAACGCTTGTAAAGGATTTGAGCGTTGGGAAGCAGCAGTTGATAGAAATTGCAAAAGCGCTGAGCAAGGATGTAAAGCTGCTCATCCTTGATGAACCGACAGCCGCGCTGAACGAGGATGACAGCGAAAACCTCCTTAAGCTGCTGGGTGAACTGAAGGAGCAGGGCATTACCTGTATCATGATCTCCCATAAGCTGAAGGAAGTTATTTCGATTGCTGATAAAGCGACGGTTCTCCGCGATGGCCGGACGATTTGCACCCTGGATGCCGCCAAAGGCGAGGTCAACGAAAACGTCATTATCAAAAATATGGTTGGCAGGGAAATTGACGATATTTATCCGAAACGGCCCAATAAGGCAATTGGCGAAACGATCCTCGAACTTCGGGACTGGTCCGCTTACTCCCCGCAACTTGGCAGGAACCTCGTGAAAAACGTCAATCTCCATGTGAAAAAAGGGGAGATTATCGGGATAGCCGGCCTGATGGGCTCGGGCCGCACCGAGCTTGCGCTAAGCATATTCGGGAATCCGCGCTCCTATAAGCTGCAGGGCGGGCTGTTTGTCGACGGAAAGCCTAAGACGTTTTCTCATCCCAGCGATGCCATTAAAGCGGGCATTGCCTACGTGACGGAAGACCGGAAAGGGGACGGCCTGTTCCTGATCCAGGATATTAAAAACAATATATCTGCGGCCAACCTGAAAAGGGTTTCCGAAAATGGCATCCTTAACGATAACGAAGAAGTCCGTGAAGTAACGAAATATAAAAATAATCTATATGTGAAAGCGCCGTCCCTCGAACAGGTTGTCGGCAAGCTGAGCGGGGGCAACCAGCAAAAGGTTTCGCTCGGCAAATGGCTGTTTGTCGGGCCGAGGCTCCTCATTCTTGACGAGCCTACACGAGGGATCGACGTAGGCGCCAAGTTTGAAATTTACACGATTATGAACCAGCTGATCAGTGAAGGCATGAGCATTATCATGATTTCCTCGGAGCTTGGCGAGGTGCTGGGAATGAGCGACCGCGTGTATGTCATGGCTGAAGGCGAAATCAAAGGCGAGCTGTCCATTGAAGAGGCGAACCAGGAAAATATCATGCAGCTCGCGACGCAATAG
- a CDS encoding sugar ABC transporter permease, with product MNFLTEARSLVKENIRDYGMYIALFVIMLTFSVMTDGLFMSSRNISNLLDSTGYIAVLAVGMTLVIVIRHIDLSVGFAAGFMGAIAAILLTKAGIPFYITIPIILLLGIIIGLFNGLLIAWFGIPAFVATLAGMLIFRGALLQVTEKTGTIIIRDKGFNAIGNGFIPSLMEVNGLHLLSLILGVLCILVYIYSEITTRKNKIKYQFDVVSKEIFALKLVFVSGIIGYITWILAGYNGFSWTVVIMLLVVVIYHFLTKRTVLGRHIYAVGSNPEAAHLSGINVNKITYIVFGSMGMLAALSGILFTSRLQSATTTAGTLFELDAIAAAYVGGVSSAGGVGKVSGAIIGAIVMASLSSGMNLLGVGISYQYMIRGGVLAGAVIFDVMTRRKRG from the coding sequence GTGAACTTTTTAACGGAAGCAAGATCATTAGTCAAAGAAAACATCCGGGATTATGGCATGTATATTGCCCTCTTCGTTATCATGCTTACCTTCTCGGTCATGACAGACGGGTTGTTCATGTCATCCCGCAACATTAGTAATCTTCTTGATTCTACTGGTTATATCGCTGTTTTGGCAGTCGGCATGACGCTCGTCATTGTCATTCGCCATATCGATTTGTCAGTCGGTTTTGCCGCGGGCTTTATGGGCGCCATTGCCGCAATCCTTCTGACGAAAGCGGGGATTCCTTTTTATATCACGATTCCGATCATCCTGTTGCTCGGAATTATTATCGGGCTTTTCAACGGCCTGTTGATTGCCTGGTTCGGTATCCCGGCGTTCGTCGCGACCTTGGCCGGAATGCTCATTTTCAGAGGCGCGCTCCTGCAAGTGACGGAGAAAACAGGAACGATCATTATTAGGGATAAAGGCTTCAATGCCATCGGCAACGGGTTCATCCCTTCCTTGATGGAAGTAAACGGCTTGCATCTCCTTTCTTTGATATTAGGTGTTTTATGTATTTTAGTGTATATATACAGCGAAATTACAACGCGCAAAAATAAAATCAAATACCAATTTGATGTGGTTTCAAAAGAAATTTTCGCTCTGAAGCTCGTGTTCGTCTCAGGGATTATTGGTTATATTACCTGGATTCTTGCTGGCTACAACGGTTTTTCATGGACTGTTGTCATCATGCTGCTTGTCGTCGTCATCTATCATTTCCTGACGAAAAGGACAGTGCTTGGTAGACATATTTATGCGGTGGGAAGCAACCCGGAAGCTGCCCATCTGAGCGGCATCAACGTCAATAAAATTACCTATATCGTTTTTGGATCAATGGGAATGCTCGCGGCACTGTCCGGCATCCTGTTTACGTCCCGGCTTCAATCGGCGACGACCACTGCGGGTACGCTGTTCGAGCTCGATGCGATTGCGGCGGCCTATGTAGGCGGCGTTTCCTCGGCCGGAGGAGTCGGAAAAGTATCGGGAGCGATCATCGGCGCCATCGTCATGGCCTCGCTCTCAAGCGGGATGAACCTGCTCGGCGTCGGCATTTCCTATCAATATATGATCAGGGGCGGCGTGCTCGCCGGCGCGGTTATTTTTGACGTCATGACGCGAAGGAAACGCGGCTAG
- a CDS encoding sugar ABC transporter substrate-binding protein yields MRKLIILILCFIGIFLCYFTYLSAEKVFRSDWALPQASGQKQDHYRIVLITKELDTPFWDKVAIGARKQAEKDGAGLEVWGSYGNNHEEFLKKIEIALQSKVDGIIVQGLDTEEFKQLAKVKAAFYGIPVITVANDVPKAESLRKTYVGSDHYFAGKMIAGQLLKDMGTSGEVIVLYDSQEEYDQMQRLKGIEEALRHYPDIRVLKAATPNSREQAMETTKNMMNSYPGVKGFIAVNANIAGPMTQEIERRSQVEPFHIYTFDDGPESLSLLMKGKLDGMVEQSPEVMGERSVDLMIDWLDGKKVPLDMDGYLTEIQILKAKDVR; encoded by the coding sequence TTGCGCAAATTAATCATTCTCATACTCTGTTTTATTGGCATTTTCCTTTGCTATTTTACATATCTATCCGCGGAAAAAGTCTTCCGTTCCGACTGGGCCCTTCCGCAAGCCTCCGGGCAAAAGCAGGACCATTACCGGATTGTTCTGATCACCAAGGAGCTCGATACGCCTTTCTGGGACAAGGTGGCGATCGGCGCCCGGAAACAGGCTGAAAAAGATGGAGCAGGCCTCGAGGTTTGGGGAAGCTACGGAAATAACCATGAAGAGTTTTTGAAAAAAATCGAAATCGCCCTTCAATCAAAAGTGGATGGCATTATTGTCCAGGGGCTTGATACAGAGGAATTTAAACAGCTGGCGAAGGTGAAGGCGGCTTTTTATGGAATCCCCGTCATCACGGTGGCAAATGATGTCCCGAAAGCAGAAAGCCTGAGAAAGACATATGTCGGCTCGGACCACTACTTTGCCGGGAAGATGATTGCAGGACAGCTTTTGAAAGACATGGGGACATCCGGGGAGGTCATCGTCCTGTATGACAGCCAGGAGGAATATGACCAGATGCAACGGCTAAAGGGAATTGAGGAAGCGCTGAGGCACTATCCGGACATCCGGGTATTGAAAGCAGCTACTCCCAATTCACGGGAACAGGCAATGGAAACGACCAAAAATATGATGAATAGCTATCCCGGGGTCAAAGGTTTCATTGCAGTCAATGCGAATATCGCCGGCCCGATGACCCAGGAAATCGAAAGGCGATCCCAGGTTGAGCCTTTTCACATTTATACATTCGACGATGGACCCGAATCCCTGTCGCTGCTCATGAAGGGGAAACTGGACGGGATGGTAGAGCAATCACCTGAGGTGATGGGGGAAAGAAGTGTGGATTTAATGATTGACTGGCTGGATGGCAAAAAAGTCCCCCTTGATATGGATGGTTATTTGACGGAAATCCAGATCTTGAAGGCGAAGGATGTCCGATGA
- a CDS encoding sensor histidine kinase codes for MNRIQKKIWMLAAVVLFIMAVIWMALTYYNQKTQSKYDDVLQRYLRMNEVTTASQQIVADLNNYLLVPSPANLEKLNQSKEKFRKAKSDVAALRNEENDFTLTNYKNLIDSLIETTDRSLMYHAENEAEASAKEFTEATRISKYISEMTLTLIDTELKTYDRFYRTIIDQSAALKQLGIWLLLLITFLLLLLTYWFSLSITRPVQQLTQAANELSKGRFDREIKVDSNDEISFLAQTFDRMRININNLISEIQHKAQLEHELQQSKLLLKESQLRGLQSQINPHFLFNTLNTLSKKAYLDGSEETSDLLVSVAGLLRYNLKRMDRPVTLQEEVEVLLQYMEIQKARFTDRLRLDMEVDESCLDVRIPGLTLQPIIENAVIHAVEPREEGGCIWVRIRDGGNRVRIEIEDDGPGIPAGKIKQILEEETVQSEGGSTGIGFTNVVKRLRLFYGREDTISIENGFETGAKVMLNIPKIRGIEEHGQTPDRGRRTS; via the coding sequence ATGAACAGAATCCAGAAAAAAATATGGATGCTTGCCGCAGTAGTCCTGTTCATCATGGCAGTTATTTGGATGGCGCTTACCTACTATAATCAGAAAACGCAGAGTAAATACGATGATGTGCTGCAGCGGTATTTAAGAATGAATGAAGTGACAACCGCGAGCCAGCAGATTGTGGCCGACTTGAATAACTATCTGCTCGTCCCGTCGCCTGCCAATCTTGAAAAGCTGAACCAGAGCAAGGAGAAGTTCCGGAAGGCGAAATCGGATGTCGCCGCACTCCGGAATGAAGAGAACGATTTTACATTAACAAACTATAAGAATCTCATTGACAGTTTAATAGAAACAACGGACAGGTCGCTGATGTACCATGCGGAAAACGAAGCGGAGGCATCGGCGAAAGAGTTTACCGAAGCGACAAGGATTTCAAAGTATATTTCCGAGATGACACTCACCCTGATTGATACGGAACTGAAAACTTATGACCGTTTTTACCGAACGATTATCGATCAATCCGCTGCGCTTAAACAGCTTGGCATTTGGCTTTTGCTGCTTATTACGTTCCTGTTGCTGCTTCTGACTTATTGGTTCTCGCTCAGTATCACCCGGCCGGTGCAGCAGTTGACCCAGGCGGCCAATGAATTGTCCAAAGGCCGTTTTGACCGGGAGATAAAAGTCGATTCGAATGACGAGATTTCTTTCCTCGCCCAGACTTTTGACAGGATGAGGATTAATATTAACAATTTGATTTCGGAAATCCAGCATAAGGCCCAGCTCGAACATGAGCTGCAGCAAAGCAAGCTTTTACTCAAGGAAAGCCAGCTGCGCGGGCTGCAGAGCCAAATCAATCCGCACTTTTTATTCAATACGCTGAATACATTGTCCAAAAAGGCGTACCTCGACGGCTCTGAGGAAACGAGCGATTTGCTTGTCAGCGTTGCGGGCCTGTTGCGTTATAACCTGAAGCGGATGGACAGGCCGGTAACCCTCCAGGAGGAAGTCGAAGTGCTCCTTCAGTACATGGAAATCCAGAAGGCGAGATTTACCGACCGCCTCCGCCTCGATATGGAAGTTGATGAATCTTGCCTCGATGTCCGGATTCCCGGGCTGACCCTTCAGCCGATCATTGAAAATGCGGTCATCCATGCTGTGGAGCCAAGGGAGGAAGGCGGCTGCATCTGGGTGAGGATTCGCGATGGTGGAAACAGGGTGAGGATCGAGATTGAAGATGACGGTCCGGGGATTCCCGCCGGCAAAATCAAGCAGATTCTCGAAGAGGAAACAGTCCAATCGGAAGGCGGATCAACAGGGATTGGCTTTACGAACGTTGTGAAACGGCTTCGCCTCTTCTATGGAAGGGAAGATACAATTTCGATAGAAAACGGCTTTGAGACGGGTGCGAAAGTCATGTTGAACATACCGAAAATAAGGGGGATCGAAGAGCATGGTCAAACTCCTGATCGTGGACGACGAACAAGTTGA